In a single window of the Planctomycetia bacterium genome:
- a CDS encoding MFS transporter, translated as MHSTSPAGPDHDAAPGPRGTWRFPATFWFANFAELFERAAFYGMFISLQLYLVGEVGFTDVSAGTVAAFFSLLLYLMPAFLGPLADKMGFRAALILAFALLTGGYALLGALQIKATVVVALALVVLGGAIVKPVISGTAAKCSDDFNRARAFSIFYFMVNIGSFSGKTIAPFIRQGFNLPGFGHFELGIRYVNFYAAAMAFIAMIIVVIAYRNPDTAGVGRSFSEVFDSFLRVLGNGRFMCLIVIVAGFWTIQGQLYAAMPAYIIRLVGEQARPEWLANINPFVVVTCVVFITHLVRNVKPENSIAISLAIIPFSALSMALAPILQRATGNSVDIFGFAMHPITVMAIFGIAAQGLGECFLSPKFMEYASKQAPKGEEGLYLGFQNLHSSIAWFVAFFLSGFLLDRYCPDPNKLKEIDPAAYAQWQDAIAGNGPMPEAYASAHYLWYVYAGIGVVSLLALLLFKYVTAKLDRQKAVAAGGR; from the coding sequence ATGCATTCAACTTCGCCTGCCGGGCCGGACCATGACGCAGCACCAGGGCCCCGCGGCACGTGGCGATTCCCGGCGACATTCTGGTTCGCCAATTTCGCCGAGCTTTTCGAGCGCGCCGCCTTTTACGGCATGTTCATCAGCCTCCAGCTCTACCTCGTCGGCGAAGTCGGCTTTACCGACGTGTCTGCCGGAACCGTTGCTGCATTTTTCTCGCTGCTGTTGTATCTGATGCCCGCATTCCTGGGGCCGCTTGCTGACAAGATGGGTTTCCGCGCCGCCCTCATTCTCGCCTTCGCGCTGCTTACCGGTGGATATGCCCTGCTCGGAGCGCTTCAGATCAAGGCCACCGTCGTCGTTGCCCTTGCCCTCGTCGTTCTCGGCGGGGCGATCGTCAAGCCGGTCATCTCGGGCACCGCCGCGAAATGCTCCGACGATTTCAACCGTGCCCGAGCGTTCTCGATTTTCTATTTCATGGTCAACATCGGTTCCTTCTCGGGAAAGACCATCGCCCCCTTCATTCGCCAGGGTTTTAATCTGCCCGGCTTCGGCCACTTCGAGCTCGGTATCCGCTATGTGAACTTCTATGCGGCGGCGATGGCGTTCATCGCGATGATCATTGTCGTCATTGCCTATCGCAATCCCGACACGGCCGGCGTCGGCAGGTCGTTCTCCGAGGTCTTTGATTCATTCCTGCGTGTGCTGGGCAACGGCCGATTCATGTGCCTGATCGTCATCGTCGCCGGGTTCTGGACGATTCAGGGCCAGCTTTATGCCGCCATGCCGGCCTACATCATTCGACTGGTCGGCGAACAGGCCCGGCCCGAGTGGCTGGCGAACATCAATCCCTTCGTGGTGGTGACGTGCGTCGTCTTCATTACGCACCTCGTGCGCAACGTGAAGCCGGAGAACTCCATCGCCATCTCGCTGGCCATCATCCCTTTTTCTGCTTTGTCGATGGCCCTCGCCCCCATCCTTCAGCGCGCGACGGGCAATTCTGTCGACATTTTCGGCTTCGCCATGCACCCGATCACGGTGATGGCCATCTTCGGCATCGCGGCGCAGGGATTGGGCGAGTGTTTCCTCTCGCCGAAGTTCATGGAATATGCCTCGAAGCAGGCGCCCAAAGGCGAGGAGGGGCTCTACCTCGGCTTTCAGAATCTCCACTCCAGTATTGCGTGGTTCGTTGCATTTTTTCTATCAGGATTCCTACTCGATCGGTACTGTCCCGATCCGAACAAGCTCAAGGAAATCGATCCCGCCGCGTACGCACAATGGCAGGACGCCATCGCAGGCAACGGCCCGATGCCGGAGGCGTACGCCAGCGCGCATTACCTTTGGTATGTCTACGCGGGAATCGGCGTGGTTTCGTTACTGGCCCTGCTGCTCTTCAAGTATGTGACGGCGAAACTCGATCGCCAAAAGGCAGTAGCCGCCGGCGGTCGATGA
- a CDS encoding PQQ-dependent sugar dehydrogenase — MAAELTHAAGPTPLTTVRIYPPDASTSQLYRPVFLTSPPGDTSRLFIVQQRLSAAATTQGRIRVLNKSTNAFIGTSFLDTSGQNSGNEEGLLGLAFHPDFYADAPNVNRGAFFIYITQGGNNHVIRYTTTGQDPNANTANPASAQTVLDLSHPGNSNHNGGWIAFGPDGYLYIATGDGGGACDSPGNAQSINSLLGKMLRLDVSVDQNPGSSTVWGYSNPPDNPFVGVAGLDEIFHYGLRNPWRCSFDRLTGNLYMGDVGQNAREEVSLAPAGVGGLNFGWDQREGFQCSNIPSSNCTSGCSTTGRLNPIWDFVWTSGSAVTGGYVYRGEKIPDLKGTYFYANYSNGLIASFAYAGSCPGPAFQCSAVTAGQVTNRSAELVPTGPIGGLSIGSIASFGEDAEGELYLLDSTSQGEVFKIVVNCAGSMLAISDDPDSQSACEGSTVIMSVGAGPLLGAATFTWKRGVTVVGANNPTLVLTGVTPADAGDYTCTVEDQCAMVVSAIATLTIDTPQIGDVSADCVIDLLDLPLFVDVLIGVDVDAGRVFRSDIDGLNGPDGADIQGFIDLLLP; from the coding sequence GTGGCCGCGGAACTCACCCATGCCGCTGGTCCGACGCCGCTGACGACCGTCCGAATCTATCCGCCCGACGCCAGTACATCGCAGTTGTATCGGCCCGTCTTTCTGACCTCTCCGCCCGGCGATACGAGTCGCCTCTTTATCGTGCAGCAGAGGTTGTCAGCCGCCGCCACGACCCAGGGGCGGATCCGCGTTCTGAACAAGAGCACCAATGCCTTCATCGGAACCAGTTTTCTGGACACGAGCGGGCAAAACAGCGGCAATGAAGAAGGACTCCTTGGGTTGGCCTTCCATCCCGACTTCTACGCCGATGCGCCCAACGTCAATCGCGGCGCGTTCTTCATTTACATTACACAGGGCGGGAATAACCACGTCATCCGCTACACGACGACGGGTCAGGATCCCAACGCCAACACAGCCAACCCAGCCAGCGCTCAAACCGTCCTCGATTTGAGCCACCCGGGGAACAGCAATCACAACGGCGGTTGGATCGCCTTTGGCCCCGATGGCTATCTCTACATTGCAACCGGTGACGGCGGTGGGGCATGCGACTCCCCCGGCAATGCGCAGAGCATTAACTCGCTACTCGGCAAGATGCTCCGTCTTGATGTCAGTGTCGATCAGAATCCCGGCAGCTCGACCGTTTGGGGCTATTCGAATCCTCCGGATAATCCATTCGTCGGCGTCGCCGGCCTTGATGAAATCTTCCACTACGGCCTCAGAAATCCCTGGCGATGCAGCTTTGACCGCCTCACTGGAAATCTCTACATGGGCGACGTCGGTCAGAACGCTCGCGAGGAAGTCTCCCTGGCCCCCGCAGGCGTCGGCGGCCTTAACTTCGGCTGGGATCAGCGCGAAGGATTTCAGTGTTCTAACATCCCCTCAAGCAATTGCACCAGCGGTTGCAGCACGACGGGCAGGTTGAATCCCATCTGGGATTTCGTCTGGACAAGCGGCAGCGCGGTCACCGGCGGCTATGTGTATCGAGGCGAAAAGATCCCCGATCTCAAGGGAACATATTTCTACGCCAACTACAGCAACGGCTTAATCGCTTCGTTCGCCTACGCAGGCTCCTGCCCAGGCCCGGCCTTCCAGTGCAGTGCCGTGACGGCAGGCCAGGTGACGAATCGCAGCGCCGAGCTGGTCCCCACCGGGCCCATCGGCGGTCTGTCGATCGGCTCCATCGCATCATTTGGTGAGGACGCGGAAGGTGAGTTGTATCTCCTCGATTCGACTTCGCAGGGCGAAGTCTTCAAAATCGTCGTGAATTGCGCGGGCAGCATGCTGGCGATTTCCGACGATCCCGATTCACAATCCGCCTGCGAAGGCAGCACCGTCATCATGAGCGTCGGCGCCGGCCCGCTCCTGGGCGCCGCCACTTTCACCTGGAAACGCGGCGTGACCGTCGTCGGCGCCAATAATCCCACCCTGGTTCTCACGGGCGTCACACCGGCCGATGCCGGCGACTATACCTGCACCGTCGAGGACCAGTGCGCCATGGTCGTCAGCGCGATCGCCACGCTCACCATCGACACGCCGCAAATCGGAGACGTGAGCGCGGACTGTGTGATCGACTTGCTCGACCTGCCGCTCTTCGTCGATGTCCTCATCGGCGTGGATGTGGACGCGGGTCGCGTATTTCGTTCGGACATTGACGGGCTAAACGGCCCGGACGGCGCAGATATTCAGGGCTTCATCGATCTTCTCCTGCCCTGA
- the fliW gene encoding flagellar assembly protein FliW yields the protein MVIETSRFGGIEVDDQRFLNFPKGLLGFPDDREYALIQTGEQSAFYWMQAVHRPELAFVVCDPRMFIPDFKVAIKQEDLTAIGLADTHGSQVFVIVNKVDNVLTGNLQGPLVINVATRIGKQLVMSEKKYTTRHVLVEIPAGRQMADVRTA from the coding sequence ATGGTGATCGAAACATCAAGATTCGGCGGCATCGAAGTCGACGATCAGCGATTCCTCAATTTTCCCAAGGGCCTGCTCGGGTTCCCGGATGATCGTGAATACGCGCTGATTCAGACGGGCGAGCAGAGCGCGTTCTACTGGATGCAGGCGGTTCATCGGCCCGAGCTGGCCTTCGTCGTCTGCGACCCGCGCATGTTCATCCCCGACTTCAAGGTCGCGATCAAGCAGGAAGATCTCACGGCGATCGGCCTGGCCGATACGCACGGCTCGCAGGTGTTCGTCATCGTGAACAAGGTCGACAACGTGCTCACCGGCAACCTACAGGGTCCGCTGGTGATCAATGTGGCCACCCGCATCGGCAAGCAGCTTGTCATGTCGGAGAAGAAGTACACGACGCGGCACGTCCTGGTGGAAATCCCAGCGGGTCGGCAGATGGCGGACGTACGGACGGCCTAG
- a CDS encoding N-6 DNA methylase, whose amino-acid sequence MATPRPVADWMTNWACADQPHRILDPAVGEGVFIESVRDFFGQRGLKCPVVHGCEIDADIARRLARRNLPLELRQVDFLRARFASSFDAVIANPPYVRHHSHACDEATLAGLDRLCGERLSRMTNLYGLFLIKIRSLLAPGGRAAVIAPAEWLNADFGVPIKRHLLRENAIEAIVQFSHASAVFSDALTTAAIVLIRGGRRAGDSVRLAMVDDAEGLAKLDLDRATERSPGELDPAQKWSPMIEGRTRPAQSAHTLADIADCSRGIATGANDYFTMSESTRRRWKIDRRDLRLCIVKARQISGDRFTAIDLRALIDADERVYLLSPRDALSIPVNEYLAEGRRLGIPERYLPSHRPVWFRPEVRRPAPILVSVFARGRFRFVDNKAGVLNLTAYHGIYPHDDSPARVGALVDYLNSPAAARSLADHRRIYGGGLMKLEPRDVESLEIPDCLYHPCIAQKR is encoded by the coding sequence GTGGCGACACCGCGCCCGGTCGCCGACTGGATGACGAACTGGGCGTGCGCCGATCAGCCTCATCGCATCCTCGACCCGGCGGTAGGCGAGGGCGTATTCATCGAGTCCGTGCGAGATTTTTTTGGACAGCGCGGCCTCAAATGCCCCGTTGTGCATGGCTGCGAAATCGACGCGGACATTGCCCGTCGCCTCGCCCGGCGCAATCTGCCGCTCGAACTGCGACAGGTCGATTTTCTCCGCGCCCGGTTTGCATCGAGTTTCGACGCGGTGATCGCCAACCCGCCGTACGTCCGGCACCATTCCCACGCGTGCGATGAGGCGACACTTGCCGGGTTGGACCGTCTTTGCGGTGAACGACTTTCCCGCATGACCAATCTCTACGGGCTGTTTCTCATCAAGATCAGGTCGCTCCTTGCGCCGGGCGGGCGCGCCGCCGTCATTGCCCCGGCCGAGTGGCTGAACGCCGACTTTGGTGTGCCGATCAAGCGGCACCTCCTTCGAGAAAACGCCATTGAGGCGATCGTCCAATTCTCCCACGCCTCCGCCGTCTTCAGTGATGCCCTGACCACCGCCGCCATTGTTTTGATCCGCGGCGGCCGCCGTGCCGGTGATTCCGTACGACTGGCGATGGTCGATGACGCTGAGGGGTTGGCGAAGCTCGACCTCGATCGCGCGACCGAGCGAAGTCCCGGCGAGCTTGATCCCGCACAAAAGTGGTCGCCCATGATCGAGGGGCGCACCCGCCCGGCTCAATCCGCGCACACGCTGGCCGATATCGCGGATTGTTCGCGCGGCATTGCCACCGGGGCGAATGACTACTTTACGATGAGCGAGTCAACGCGACGCCGATGGAAGATCGATCGCCGTGACTTACGCCTCTGCATCGTCAAGGCGCGGCAGATTTCCGGCGATCGGTTTACGGCGATCGATCTGCGCGCTCTGATTGACGCCGATGAGCGCGTCTATCTCCTCTCGCCGCGAGATGCACTGTCGATTCCCGTGAACGAGTATCTTGCCGAGGGTCGTCGCCTTGGCATTCCCGAAAGATATCTCCCGTCGCATCGGCCCGTCTGGTTTCGCCCGGAGGTGCGCCGGCCCGCTCCGATCCTCGTCTCCGTCTTTGCACGCGGGCGATTCCGCTTCGTCGATAACAAGGCGGGCGTGCTGAATCTCACCGCGTATCACGGCATCTATCCCCACGACGATTCGCCGGCGCGGGTCGGCGCACTTGTCGATTATCTCAATTCGCCCGCAGCCGCGAGGTCGCTTGCCGATCATCGCCGCATCTACGGCGGCGGCCTCATGAAGCTTGAGCCCCGCGATGTCGAGTCACTCGAAATCCCCGATTGCCTGTATCATCCCTGCATCGCCCAGAAGCGCTGA
- a CDS encoding prepilin-type N-terminal cleavage/methylation domain-containing protein — MRQATRCNVRIMKRNAFTLIELLVVISIIALIISILLPSLASARRAAEKVACMASMRGVAQGAASYSADNEDWIIGAPAGSGGYLAGAGGAFGPAVQRWDFMGPMAELMGMGIALADGSNESVAARFNALRSSPAFLCRSNKFLSTFFPGGVDAGTGRMVSYNTSRYQLMAYAKDAADAQTKGLDGSSPGVAWYDGSHSESIPKTWKPVTAKLGVPSNKIFCADGSRFSQARSGSEIPPDYDLSVGGAWGGAFGDAGAYTSFTRSWDRSRAPGNGYIGPIDGRVYGYRHSSGIPPLGAPANAFKTNLMFHDGHAETQGDLESSNPHQWLPQGTLMGISTIWRDTRIHFGLSGAAATGVRIGG; from the coding sequence ATGCGGCAAGCAACGCGGTGCAACGTGCGAATCATGAAGCGAAACGCCTTCACACTCATCGAGCTGTTGGTGGTGATTTCGATCATCGCCCTCATCATCTCGATTCTCCTGCCGTCTCTCGCCAGCGCCCGCCGGGCAGCCGAGAAGGTCGCTTGCATGGCCAGCATGAGGGGCGTTGCACAAGGCGCCGCCTCGTATTCCGCTGATAACGAGGACTGGATCATTGGCGCGCCTGCCGGAAGCGGCGGCTATCTGGCCGGCGCGGGCGGTGCATTTGGTCCGGCGGTTCAGCGATGGGATTTCATGGGCCCCATGGCGGAGTTGATGGGCATGGGAATCGCCCTGGCCGACGGATCGAACGAGAGCGTCGCGGCTCGGTTCAACGCGCTTCGCTCCAGCCCCGCCTTTCTTTGTCGCTCAAATAAGTTCTTGTCGACCTTCTTCCCAGGCGGTGTGGATGCCGGAACCGGCAGAATGGTCAGCTATAACACCTCGCGATATCAGTTGATGGCGTATGCCAAGGACGCCGCCGACGCCCAGACTAAGGGTCTCGACGGATCGTCGCCCGGCGTCGCCTGGTACGACGGCAGCCATAGTGAGTCAATCCCGAAGACTTGGAAGCCCGTCACTGCGAAGCTTGGCGTGCCGTCAAACAAAATATTCTGTGCCGACGGCTCGCGGTTCTCCCAGGCACGCAGCGGCAGCGAGATTCCGCCCGACTACGATTTGTCGGTCGGCGGCGCATGGGGCGGTGCATTCGGTGATGCCGGCGCTTATACGAGTTTCACGCGTTCGTGGGATCGCTCTCGTGCCCCCGGAAACGGCTACATTGGGCCTATTGACGGCCGAGTCTATGGATATCGGCACTCAAGCGGGATACCTCCGCTCGGAGCCCCCGCAAACGCCTTCAAGACAAATCTCATGTTTCACGATGGGCACGCCGAAACCCAGGGCGATTTGGAATCCAGCAACCCGCATCAGTGGCTGCCGCAGGGCACGTTAATGGGAATCAGCACGATTTGGCGCGACACTCGAATTCACTTCGGCCTTAGCGGGGCAGCCGCGACGGGTGTTCGCATCGGCGGCTGA
- the csrA gene encoding carbon storage regulator CsrA, with amino-acid sequence MLVLSRQRDETIMIGDDVEITIVDIRGDKVRLGITAPSHVPVHRKEVYDAIQRENRAAANIKPEDLPPDGGDAGIDESLRKRPRGPRH; translated from the coding sequence ATGCTGGTCTTATCACGTCAGCGTGATGAAACGATCATGATCGGAGACGACGTCGAGATCACGATCGTTGATATTCGAGGCGACAAGGTGCGTCTGGGCATAACGGCGCCGTCGCATGTTCCCGTGCATCGCAAGGAAGTCTACGACGCGATCCAGCGGGAGAACCGTGCAGCCGCCAACATCAAGCCCGAGGATTTGCCCCCGGATGGCGGCGACGCCGGGATAGATGAGTCGTTGCGTAAGAGGCCGCGCGGACCGCGGCACTGA
- a CDS encoding flagellin codes for MARINTNTASILAARQLGRSNQGLQTSLERLSSGLRINRGADDPAGLIISQNLRSEIEGVRQAINNSQRASNVVATTEGALSEVASLLNDIQAKIVEAANVGAVSDDEIRANQLQIDSAIASITRIANTTTFGGRKLLNGSLGYVTSGVNVTNVTDLRVNAVQFGTASYIPVTVNIVQSAQHASLQFQTSAITAGVTLEIAGTNGVTTLPFIANTTASAIAAAVNLISDATGVSASLINPANAASGIYLTSIEYGSDAFVQVSEIGSTPNVFTTVDANGDQVKRDIGRDASATINGASALGRGLDVFLNTTGLGIELRLRESFNTIGSTSFAITGGGATFQLGSGVDSNQQVNIGVQSTAASGLGNGTVGYLADIASGGQSSLVGGNSADAAKIVAEAIRQVSVLRGRLGAFEKNTVDTNINQLQITLENLTSAESTIRDLDFAQETSALTRSQILVSAGTSILAIANQTPQTVLSLLQ; via the coding sequence ATGGCTCGGATAAACACGAACACGGCCTCGATTCTGGCGGCGCGCCAGTTAGGCCGATCGAACCAGGGACTTCAGACGTCTCTCGAACGTCTGTCCAGCGGGCTGCGCATCAATCGCGGCGCGGATGACCCCGCAGGCCTGATTATCTCCCAGAACCTGCGTTCGGAGATAGAAGGAGTGCGCCAGGCGATCAACAACTCGCAGCGCGCGTCGAATGTCGTGGCAACGACCGAAGGCGCGCTGAGCGAAGTGGCCTCGCTGCTCAACGATATTCAGGCGAAGATCGTCGAGGCAGCCAACGTCGGCGCCGTGTCGGATGACGAAATCCGCGCCAACCAGTTGCAGATCGACTCGGCCATCGCATCGATCACCCGCATTGCCAACACGACCACCTTCGGCGGGCGCAAGCTCCTGAACGGCTCCCTGGGCTATGTCACCAGCGGCGTGAACGTGACCAACGTGACCGACCTGCGCGTCAACGCCGTCCAGTTCGGCACGGCGAGCTACATCCCCGTCACGGTCAACATTGTGCAGTCCGCTCAGCACGCCTCCCTGCAGTTCCAGACGAGCGCCATCACCGCCGGAGTCACCCTGGAAATCGCCGGAACGAACGGCGTCACCACCCTCCCCTTCATCGCCAATACGACCGCCAGCGCCATCGCGGCCGCCGTCAACCTCATCAGTGATGCGACCGGCGTCAGCGCGTCGCTGATCAACCCGGCCAATGCCGCCAGCGGCATCTACCTGACTTCCATCGAGTACGGAAGCGACGCCTTCGTGCAGGTCAGCGAGATCGGATCGACTCCCAACGTCTTCACCACCGTCGATGCCAACGGCGATCAGGTGAAACGTGACATCGGTCGAGATGCCTCTGCCACCATTAACGGCGCAAGCGCACTGGGACGAGGCCTGGACGTTTTCCTCAATACGACGGGTCTGGGAATCGAACTTCGGCTGAGGGAGTCGTTCAACACAATCGGCTCGACCTCCTTTGCCATTACCGGCGGCGGCGCCACGTTTCAACTGGGGTCCGGCGTCGATTCCAATCAACAGGTCAACATCGGTGTGCAGTCCACCGCGGCATCCGGGCTGGGCAACGGCACGGTCGGCTATCTCGCGGACATTGCCAGCGGCGGACAGTCGAGTCTTGTCGGCGGAAATTCCGCGGACGCGGCGAAGATCGTCGCGGAAGCCATTCGCCAGGTGTCGGTCCTGCGAGGACGACTCGGCGCCTTCGAGAAGAACACCGTCGATACCAACATCAACCAGTTGCAAATCACGCTGGAGAATCTGACCTCGGCGGAGTCGACGATCCGCGATCTGGATTTCGCTCAGGAAACCAGCGCCCTGACCCGATCGCAGATTCTCGTCAGTGCGGGAACCAGTATTCTCGCCATTGCCAATCAGACGCCGCAGACGGTGCTCTCGCTTCTCCAGTAG